TGATCGGAGAGCCCGATTTCTTCGGTGATTTGCCGGTAATACAAGGTAGTCAGGAAACGCTTAGGCTACTGGTTCTGAAACATGATGTTTTCATCACAACGGCAGCGATGGAATTTCCTTGGTCATTTAATGCGAAATTCCACTGGCTCAGAGAGCACTTTCCTTTTGTTGATCCCCTACACATTGTTTTTTGCGGCTACAAGGGAATTTTACACGCGGATTATCTGATAGATGATAATGCCCGGCATTTCGTCGATTTTACCGGGGAAGGTATTTTATTTTCCGCCCCGCACAATATTTATGTAACGGGATGTCGGCGCGTGAATAACTGGAATGATGTCGCTGAACTGTTTTTGTAATGGCAATTAATCAGTTAATCATGCTCACGCTATGGAGCGGCTTTTTGGACCGTAAGGCGCTGGCTGAAAATAACGGGCAGAAATGTTATGCGGATTAGAATGCGCGTCCCCGTACGCTCTTCGAAATAACGGCCGAAAGGCAAGATTGCAGCAACAAGCCCGGCGCGTATTCGCGCAGGCGCTTGACTAGCGGGGGTTGGCACCCCGCCAGCATCGCATAGTCGTTGGCGAGAATGCGGCAGGCGCGCGTGCTGGCGGCGGGATCAAAAGCATCGAGTGGGGCGAAGGTTCAGGCAAGTTCGTCGAGCAATTTTAGCTGATGCTTTACCGGTTGCCTCAATGTTTCACGGCGCCGACGCCAAGCGTCGGGCGGCCTCGACGACGGAGGCGCGGCGCCTGGTATGTTCTTCAGCATCGTCGCGGCCAGTGAACATCCGCGCCACTTGCGGCACCGCCGACCACCAACCCGCCAAGGCCAGTATCAGAAACGCCAGGTGATCCGGTTCCAGCGCGTGCGTGACCGTTCCCTGGCGTTGCCCGTCAGCCACGGCCTGGATCTTATAGCCGTAGTACTCGCGCCGTAGCGCTTCATCGGGCACCTCGCCATCGAAGGTCAAACCTTCCCAGCGCATTAGCCGGCTCAGTTCGGGATGTTCGCAATGATAGTCGTAAACGCGGCCAGCGTATTCACCGATGTCCTCGGCGGAGAAGGATGTGACCGGCACCGCCTGTGCGACCTTCGCCAGTTCGCTGCGCAGCACGGTGGTAAACAGTTCACGCTTGTCGCCGAAGTAGTTGTAGATACGCTCCTTGTTCGCCCCTGCCGACTTGGCGATCTTCTCGACCGTGGTGCCATCGGGTCCAAGGCGGGCGAACTCGATCACCGCGGCTTCCAGAATCCTGCGTTTCGTCCCTTCGGTATCCCAGGCCATCGTCTGCGTCTTTTCCTCACTGGTTCTTGGTTGTACTTACCGATGAATCATACTATAGTAAATTCCAACCATGCAGTTGGAGTTAATGGAATCTGATGATGAAGCACACCATTCTCATTTGCGGCCACGGCCCTGGCATCTCGCATACGGTCGCCCGCCGCCCCGGAAATCGTCCGCATGCCCGCATCCGGCGATCGCATGGCGGCACTGGACTGGGTGTGGCGTCGTCTTTATGACAGCAACGCGCAGCCGTGAGCTTCAAGAACAACGTCGACAGGGGAGAACGGCTGCTTCCGCTCTCTATTCGGGGTTATGCCGTGCGCCGCGACCAGGCGGCGAGAATTATCCGCTCCGACTGGTCGAGGTAGCTCGCCAGCGCGTCGGCGGATTCCGCAGCTTTATCCGATTCAATCAGCGTCAGAATATGGGCGTTCATTTCGATGTAGGGCACATGCAGGTGTTCGGGGTCGTCCAGCAGGTCGAACGCCAATCGCAGCTCGGCGGAGACATGGCGGTAGAAGGTGTTGAGCCGCTGGCTGTCGGCCAATTCGACGATGGCGGTGTGAAACGCCATGTTGGCGGTGCCGATGCCCATCCAGTCGCGGCGTTGACGGCAGACGCGCGCCTGTTCCACCGCCTGGCGCATTTTTTCCACCGCCGGATGCATGGGATAAGACCGGGCCAGCGCCTGGCACTCCACCAGACGTCGCACCCGGTAGATATCCACGATGGTGGCCATGTCCGGCGTGGCGACAAATACCCCGCGGTTCGGCTCATGTTTCAGCAATGAAGATCTCTATTTCTCGCTGCTGGAGTTTTTCCAGAAGAAATCGGGCAGGCCGCTCGGCGACCGTGGTTTACGGCCTGGTCAAATCGTGCCGGAAATCGTCAAAAGCGAAGGAGATGTGTCGGTCTGCGTCGCTGTCCGGCCGCTAACCACCGCCTTTTTTGACGGCGCCGACCAGTCGATCGATAAGGCGGTTGAACCGCCCGCGGCGCGGCAGATCGTACAACTGCTGGCCGAGATCGGCGGGGAAGCGTTCCATGCCCGCTCACGATCGGGCCGGGTGTCGTCGGCGCGCTATATCGCCGGCAGTGACGCCGCGGTCATGATTAGCGGCGGTCAGCATCCGAACGAAACAACCGGCATCGTTGGCGCAATTCGCGCCGCCCGCAAACTGGCGGAAAAACCCGGCGCGCATTTCACCATCTCGCCGCTTGAGAATCCGGATGGATATGCGCTGCATCAGCGCCTGCGCATCGATAATCCGCGCCATATGCACCACGCCGCCCGTTATACGGCTCTCGGCGACGATTTGGAGTACCGCACCCGCGAGAATGCCGGCGTCTATCTCAACGAGAAGGAAATACGTTTCAAGGCGCAGGCATTGAGCGGCGCGAAGCTGCATGTCAATCTGCACGGCTATCCCTCGCACGAATGGACGCGTCCGCTATCAGGTTATGTGCCGCACAATTTCGCCATGTGGACCCTGCCTAAGGGCTTCTTTTTGGTCGTTCGGCACCACCAGGGGTGGGAACAGCAGGCTGAAATGCTATTGGACCGTTTGACGCGTCATCTGAGCGCGATCCCCGGACTTCTCGACTACAATAATCGGCAGATTGCCCTTTACGAAATTCATGCCGGCGAAACCGGTTTCCAAATTGTCAATGGCTTCCCCTGTTTGTGCTCCGTGGATGACCGGCATGATGTGCCCATGACGCTGATCACCGAGTATCCGGACGAAACGATTTACGGCGAGGATTTCATCGCCGGGCATACCGTACAGATGGAAACCGTCGTGGCGGCCTATAAGATATGGCAGACGCTGCAGGCGCATATCGCCTGAACTGAAACGTTTTGCCGTGAGCCGGCCGATTACGCCGTCCCTTGGCCGCGTTGCGAATAAGGAACACGTACCCGGCCTGCCGGCACAGGATCTTAATCACCGAATATGGCGTATGCCGATCAAAATAAGCCCGCATAATACAACTTGGCTGAATGGCGGCGAAATGTCTTAAAGGCCTTAATAAGTTTAGGTGAAAAAGATATTTCCCCCCGCGGTTGCCGCTCGATTATTGTCAGAACACCCATTGGTTCGCAACGAGCAGGCAAATGAGAAACGTCATCCCTAACAGATTGATCAAGCACGTCATTTTGCTGATGGCTGGCGCGTCACTATTGCTGTCGGCTTCCTTGGCATGGGCGGAAGGGCGGATTCGTATTGCTTACCAGTTTGGCATTAATGAATTGATGCTGCATGTCGCCAAGGATCAGCGACTGATAGAGAAGCGCGGCGAGGCGCAAGGGCTGAAAATCGACGTAGAGTGGGTGCAGCTTGCCGGCGGTTCGGAGGTCAGCGCGCATTTCGCTAACGCGCCTTTTCAGAACGAAGCGTTGAAACATCCCAATATTCATAAAGTTGTTGATTCATATGAGCTGTTTGGCGGCCCGCAGACCGGCATCGTGGTGATGGGCACGCAGAAATTTCATGATGAAAATCCTCAAACCTATATGGCCTTTCTGCATGCGCTGGAAGATGCGGCAGCGATCGTCAATTCCGATCGCAGCGCGGCCGCGTCGGCCTATCTGCGCAGTACCGGCTCCCGGCTCTCTCTTGCGCTGGTAGAAGAGGTGGTTGCAGATCCGAGCGTGACTTTTACCGTGGTGCCGGAAAACTCGCTGAAGCTGTTGCAGTTTTTACACCGGGTAGGGCAGATAAAACATAAGCCGAAATCCTGGCGTGATTACTTTTTTCCTGAAATCCACGACAGAGACGGCAGCTGATTCCCGATGTCGCGTTAACGCCCGTTTTCATCACTCCGCTTTGTCGCAACGCCATGATGAAGAGATCCGCCGCTATGCCATTCCAGGGAAAACCCTATCCGATGTATGAACAAATCGCCGCCGTATTGAAACGCGAAATCGCCGACATCAGCATCAGCCTGGTGCCGGCTAATCATAGGTACGCGACGCTGCTGGAATTGAAGCCGGGCACGCCCTTACTGTCGATGTATCGCACCTCCGGCCTGTCCAATAACCGCATCGCCGAACGTACCCAGTTTCTTATCCGTCCGGATGAGTACGAGTTTGTGTGGCAGGTCAGCGGGATGACCGCCTCAACGATGCGGCTGGCGCGGATTCGGCAACGTTGACGCCGGTTAGCGATCGCCATTGATATGACATAGAGAGACGCGCGTTATGGAATTAACCCACGATGAACAGGCCATGCTGAATGGTGAAAGCGGCCCGGTTTTGCAGGATGCGCTGAAGTTACAACTGGCGATTGGCGAGTTCTGGGGCGCCCGGCGTTTTGTCGCCGTGTCGAATGTACACATGATGGGGGATATTGAAGTATTGGGCGATGCCGGGAAAAACTTTCTTGAACGGGTGGCGGCGAGCGCGGCAAAAGCCATCTGCCCGACATCAACCAATGCCCGCTGCGTGGATTTCCGTCTGGCCGATCGGTTGCGCCAGGATCCGCGCGAAGTTGCTAAAGAGACGCAGGTGATCCGCCTGCTGCGCGATATGGAAATCACCACCGTCGATACCTGCATCAACTATCAAACTATATATCAGCCTCATTTCGGGGAACATATCGCCTGGGGCGATACCGGCACGGTGATTTACGCCAACTCGGTGCTGGGCGCCCGCAGTAATTTTGAAGCCGGGCCTGCCGCGCTGGCGGCGGCGCTGACCGGACGGACGGCGGAATACGGTTTTCATCTTGATGCGCACCGCAAGGGAAACCTGCAGGTGCAGATAGATTTTGCGCCGCAGGATCTGGCCGACTGGGGCGCGATCGGCAAAGTGGTGGGCGAAGCGAACCAGAACTATTTCACCGTTCCGGTTTTCACCGGCATTCAGCGCCGGATTTCATCGGATGAACTTAAGCATCTGGGGGCGTCGCTGGCGTCGTACGGATCGATGGGCATGTACCACATCGTCGGCATTACGCCGGAGGCCAGAACCATCGATGAGGCATTCGGCGGCAACCGGCCGGCACAGACGATACGCATCACCCGCCAGTGCATCGAGCGCGTCTACGACAGCTATGACGACGGCGGTCAGGCGCTGAATCTGGTGGTTTTTTCCGCCCCGCAGTTATCCGTGCATGAGATGAAATATTTGGCGGAGCTGTTTCGCGGCCGGCGGGTAAGGGCGGATACCCAGGTATTTATTACCACCAGCAATGGCGTCAGAAGCCATGCGGGCCAACTCGGCTATCTGCAAACGCTGGAAGAGGCCGGCGTGCTGATTTTGGAGGGCGTATGCTTTTATATCCTGCAAAATCTGCCGCAAATGCGTGAACAGAACGGCTGGCACAATATTGTCACCAACTCGGCCAAGCTGGCCAATATCATCAGAGCCCATAAGTTTAATTCCATTTTGCGCCGCACCAGGGAGTGCGTCGCTATCGCCACCGAGGGCGTTTGAGATGAACCAGCGGAATGTAATTAGCGTTAATCGCGCCTATGGACGGGTTGTGGAGGGGGAAGCGCTGATTTCCGCAGAGGGATTTAGCCCGCGTTACGATTTGGATCGCTGGAGCGGCGTGATAAGCCGGCCGGGACATGCGCTTGAAGGCATGAACATTCGCGACAAGATCCTCTTTTTCCCTAGCGCCAAGGGCGGAATTGCCGCCGGGTGGGCATTTTATGACATCAAGGCAAAGGGATTCGCGCCCAGAGCGTTGATTTTCGGCGTCACCAACCCGGTAATGGTGCAGGGCGCGATCTTTGCCGATATCACTATTACCGAAGGCTGGGATATCGATCCCGCCTCGGTGTTGACGACGGGGGACTGGGTGCGCGTCGATCCGCAAAAGCGCGCTATTACGGTTATCGGCAACCGGCGGTAACTCGCTTATTTCGCCGGGCGATGCTTGCCACGATCGTCTTGTGGTTGGCCGCGTTAAGTTCGATGTTATAACTGGCGTAATGTCGCTACGGCGACAGGCTATACCGTTGCTCATTCGCACAACCGCGCACGCAAAATGCGTCATTGCATTACTAGGCAAAGGATGGGTAGAATTGGCTTAATTTGTATTTTTATATATTTTAAGCCATGCACACCTTTTTAATCATTGTCCCCGACGGGGGAATGTTATTCGAAGCCGCGGGCGTCGCCGACATTTTGATGCAGGCGAACCGTTTGCAGCCGGCGGATATTCATCAGCCGCTCTACCAGGTGACGATCGCCACCACCCAACCTCATAAAGTGGTCCATGGAATGTCGGGGTTAAATCTTCTGGCGGATCAGCGTCTGTCGGATCTCGACCCTGGGATGCAGCGCGACACCATCATGATCACGGGCAGAGGCGTGACCGAGGAAGAGCGAGCCGATGTCGCGGCTTGGGTTCGCCAAGCCGCCCCTTACGCCAGACGTATCGTTTCCGTCTGTGGCGGCGCGTTACTGCTTGCGCAGACGGGGCTGCTTGATGGAAAACGCGCTACCACCCATTGGCGTTTGCTGGACACGTTGCAAACGGACTTCCCCAAGGTAAAAGTCGAAAGAGGGCCGATTTACGTTCAGGATGGATCGGTATGGACCTCCGCTGGGGTCAGTTCGGGCTTCGATCTTACTCTGGCGCTGGTCGAAAACGATTATGGTTTTCCTCTGGCGCGCGATGTGGCGCAAGATCTCGTCATGTTCCTGCGCAGGCCCGGCGGACAGTCTCAGTTCAGCCGTTACCTGCTCAATCAGGCCAAAAGGCCGGGGCCGATCCGTGACCTGCAGTTTTGGATCCTGGCGAATCTGGCCGACGATTTATCCGTCGACAAACTGGCCGAACGGATTGCCATGAGTCCGCGTAACTTCACGCGCGTGTTTACGCGTGAAGTGGGGACGCCGCCGGCCAGGTATGTGGAAGAGGTGCGTTTGGACGCGGCGCGCCAGCTTCTGGAGCAAAGCACGGATGGGATTGAGAAGGTTGCCGCCGCCGTCGGATTTGGCAGTAGCCTCAATCTACGCCGCGTTTTTGAAAGAAACCTACAGCTGACCCCGACGGAATACCGTGAGCGATTCCATGCGCGAAGTTTTGGCGTAAATTGATCTTTTTATGTCGTTTGCGCCATTGTTATCCTGAGCTAAATTTAGAGCATAGACGGATAACAAAGGAGTTCTGGTATGGTCAATGTAGGTATTAACGGGTTCGGAAGAATCGGTCGCAATGTTCTGCGCGCCGCTTTAGGAAACGATGATTTCCGGGTCGTCGCCATCAACGACTTAACGGATAGCAAGACCCTGGCTCATCTCCTGAAATACGATTCGCTTTCAGGCACCTTGCCGGCCAGCGTCGAAGCCGCCGAGGGCAAATTGATTATTGACGGCGAGCCGGTGCGGGTTTTCTCGGAAAGGGATCCCCGCGCGATCCCATGGCAAAGCGCCGGCGTCGATATCGTGATTGAGGCCACCGGGTTCTTCACCGACAAGGCTCAGGCTGAGGTGCATATCACCAAAGGGGGAGCTAAGCGCGTTATCATCTCCGCGCCGGGCAAGAACGACGATCTCACCGTGGTGATGGGCGTGAATCATGATAAATACGATCCACGCCATCATACCGTCGTCAGCAACGGCAGTTGTACCACTAATGGTCTGGCGCCCGCGGCTTTAGTCCTTCATCAGTCTTTCGGCATCGAATATGGTTTGATGAATACCACGCATGCTTATACCAATAGCCAGGCGCTGCACGATCAGCCGGAAAAGGATCTGCGCGGCGCCAGAGCTGCGGCGCTGTCAATCGTTCCTTATTCCAGCGGCGCCGCTAAGGCGATCGGTAAAGTTATTCCGGAATTGGATGGCCGCCTGACGGGGTATTCGTTAAGGGTTCCGGTGCCGGTGGTTTCCATCGTCGATTTGTCGGTGACGTTGAAGCGTGAAGTGACGGTGGATGAAGTCAATGCCGCCTTTCGTCGCGCATCCGAGTCAGGCCCACTGAAGGGGATTCTCGGTTATAGCGACGAGCCGCTGGTATCGAGCGATTACAAAGGCGATCCGCGTTCGTCGATTATTGACGGTCTGTCCACGCTGGTGATTGGCGGCAACATGGTCAAGATCCTCGCCTGGTATGACAACGAATGGGGTTTTTCCAACCGTCTTATCGATCTGGCGCTGTGGATGGAAAAAAAAGGATTGTAACGACTATTTCCCATTAGGTTTAACCGGGTTATTCAATCAGGCCGTTAATATCGGCGGCCATCGTTTTGCTCTGTAACTCGGCGTTCATCGGATATAGATTTCAATGCGCTGGATAGATTCATTCCGAATGCACCGTTTTACGCCATACCAGCGGCGCCTGAAATAGGCGTTTACCCGGCACGCGCGGCGTTGATGAGGGAAGCAGTAGCGCGATGATGGCGTTCGTCATATCAGCCAGCGGTTGGGAAAAGGTTGTCAGCTGATAGCCGACCCAGCCGGCCTGTTCGATGTCATCAAAACCGATGACGCAGATATCCTCGGGAATACGCAGACCAAACTCATGACGCGCAACATCGATAAAACCGCAGGCAATCAGGTCGGTCACGCAAAATACGCCGTCCGGCCGGTTTGGGTCCGCAAGCAGTTTCCGTGCGGCGGCGGCGCCGGTGGCATAACAGGTGGTTCCCGGACGGATTAATCGGCACGCTTGCTGGGCATGACCGGCGGCTTCGAGAAATTTCGTTTCCCGGATGACCATACTGGGCGATCGGTCGATGGAGGAAACGAGCGCGATGTGCCGACAACCCGCCTGGCGCAGCGTGTGATAAGCCTCCGCCATCGTCGAGGCGTAGTCGATCTCGATGTTGTCGGCGCCCGCAAACTGCCCCATACGGTTAATCAGTATGACCTGCTGACCGCTTTGCAGGCAGGTTTCAATCAGCGACGCCTGCGGCTTGCCCGAGAGTACAATGGTGGCGGCGGCGCGGTAGTTGAGAGTCTGACGCAGCGCGGCATCCGAGCTTTCTTCCCCGCCATCGGTATTGATTACCATGACCGCGCGCTGCGCCTGATGCAGACGCCGGGTGATCTGGTCAAGCAGACTTGCCTGGTAAGGGGCGCTGAGATTACCGCCGAGGATACATACCGGACGGCAAGCCTCTTTGGACAGGCCGCGCGCCAGGTGGTTAACGTGGTAGTTAAGCGCTTCGGCGGCGGCCAGCACTTTGCGGCGCGTTTCGGCCGACACGCTGCTGCCGGGGGTAAAGGTGCGCGAAACCGCCGAACGGGAAACTCCGGCCAGTCGCGCCACTTCCGCTGCGCTGGACATACTTTTACTCGGTAAAGAAGACATCCATTTATCTCTTTATCTATGGGTGACGGATCGCCGGCAAGGCCGGTTTCCCGGCTTGACCATCATCCTCTCTGGTTACCTGGTTTTGGGTTGAGCAACGCTCAAACCC
This window of the Brenneria goodwinii genome carries:
- a CDS encoding 5' nucleotidase, NT5C type, translating into MAFTTGGKMARIAVDMDEVIADFNVKMVAVFNRRFGETLTLEQLKGHTIQQLRPDLHEEINQMIGEPDFFGDLPVIQGSQETLRLLVLKHDVFITTAAMEFPWSFNAKFHWLREHFPFVDPLHIVFCGYKGILHADYLIDDNARHFVDFTGEGILFSAPHNIYVTGCRRVNNWNDVAELFL
- a CDS encoding TetR family transcriptional regulator, with amino-acid sequence MAWDTEGTKRRILEAAVIEFARLGPDGTTVEKIAKSAGANKERIYNYFGDKRELFTTVLRSELAKVAQAVPVTSFSAEDIGEYAGRVYDYHCEHPELSRLMRWEGLTFDGEVPDEALRREYYGYKIQAVADGQRQGTVTHALEPDHLAFLILALAGWWSAVPQVARMFTGRDDAEEHTRRRASVVEAARRLASAP
- a CDS encoding FCD domain-containing protein; the protein is MATIVDIYRVRRLVECQALARSYPMHPAVEKMRQAVEQARVCRQRRDWMGIGTANMAFHTAIVELADSQRLNTFYRHVSAELRLAFDLLDDPEHLHVPYIEMNAHILTLIESDKAAESADALASYLDQSERIILAAWSRRTA
- a CDS encoding M14 family metallopeptidase; amino-acid sequence: MVAMSGVATNTPRFGSCFSNEDLYFSLLEFFQKKSGRPLGDRGLRPGQIVPEIVKSEGDVSVCVAVRPLTTAFFDGADQSIDKAVEPPAARQIVQLLAEIGGEAFHARSRSGRVSSARYIAGSDAAVMISGGQHPNETTGIVGAIRAARKLAEKPGAHFTISPLENPDGYALHQRLRIDNPRHMHHAARYTALGDDLEYRTRENAGVYLNEKEIRFKAQALSGAKLHVNLHGYPSHEWTRPLSGYVPHNFAMWTLPKGFFLVVRHHQGWEQQAEMLLDRLTRHLSAIPGLLDYNNRQIALYEIHAGETGFQIVNGFPCLCSVDDRHDVPMTLITEYPDETIYGEDFIAGHTVQMETVVAAYKIWQTLQAHIA
- a CDS encoding ABC transporter substrate-binding protein; translated protein: MRNVIPNRLIKHVILLMAGASLLLSASLAWAEGRIRIAYQFGINELMLHVAKDQRLIEKRGEAQGLKIDVEWVQLAGGSEVSAHFANAPFQNEALKHPNIHKVVDSYELFGGPQTGIVVMGTQKFHDENPQTYMAFLHALEDAAAIVNSDRSAAASAYLRSTGSRLSLALVEEVVADPSVTFTVVPENSLKLLQFLHRVGQIKHKPKSWRDYFFPEIHDRDGS
- a CDS encoding UTRA domain-containing protein, with the translated sequence MMKRSAAMPFQGKPYPMYEQIAAVLKREIADISISLVPANHRYATLLELKPGTPLLSMYRTSGLSNNRIAERTQFLIRPDEYEFVWQVSGMTASTMRLARIRQR
- a CDS encoding aconitase X, encoding MELTHDEQAMLNGESGPVLQDALKLQLAIGEFWGARRFVAVSNVHMMGDIEVLGDAGKNFLERVAASAAKAICPTSTNARCVDFRLADRLRQDPREVAKETQVIRLLRDMEITTVDTCINYQTIYQPHFGEHIAWGDTGTVIYANSVLGARSNFEAGPAALAAALTGRTAEYGFHLDAHRKGNLQVQIDFAPQDLADWGAIGKVVGEANQNYFTVPVFTGIQRRISSDELKHLGASLASYGSMGMYHIVGITPEARTIDEAFGGNRPAQTIRITRQCIERVYDSYDDGGQALNLVVFSAPQLSVHEMKYLAELFRGRRVRADTQVFITTSNGVRSHAGQLGYLQTLEEAGVLILEGVCFYILQNLPQMREQNGWHNIVTNSAKLANIIRAHKFNSILRRTRECVAIATEGV
- a CDS encoding aconitase X swivel domain-containing protein, whose amino-acid sequence is MNQRNVISVNRAYGRVVEGEALISAEGFSPRYDLDRWSGVISRPGHALEGMNIRDKILFFPSAKGGIAAGWAFYDIKAKGFAPRALIFGVTNPVMVQGAIFADITITEGWDIDPASVLTTGDWVRVDPQKRAITVIGNRR
- a CDS encoding GlxA family transcriptional regulator; protein product: MHTFLIIVPDGGMLFEAAGVADILMQANRLQPADIHQPLYQVTIATTQPHKVVHGMSGLNLLADQRLSDLDPGMQRDTIMITGRGVTEEERADVAAWVRQAAPYARRIVSVCGGALLLAQTGLLDGKRATTHWRLLDTLQTDFPKVKVERGPIYVQDGSVWTSAGVSSGFDLTLALVENDYGFPLARDVAQDLVMFLRRPGGQSQFSRYLLNQAKRPGPIRDLQFWILANLADDLSVDKLAERIAMSPRNFTRVFTREVGTPPARYVEEVRLDAARQLLEQSTDGIEKVAAAVGFGSSLNLRRVFERNLQLTPTEYRERFHARSFGVN
- the gap gene encoding type I glyceraldehyde-3-phosphate dehydrogenase; translation: MVNVGINGFGRIGRNVLRAALGNDDFRVVAINDLTDSKTLAHLLKYDSLSGTLPASVEAAEGKLIIDGEPVRVFSERDPRAIPWQSAGVDIVIEATGFFTDKAQAEVHITKGGAKRVIISAPGKNDDLTVVMGVNHDKYDPRHHTVVSNGSCTTNGLAPAALVLHQSFGIEYGLMNTTHAYTNSQALHDQPEKDLRGARAAALSIVPYSSGAAKAIGKVIPELDGRLTGYSLRVPVPVVSIVDLSVTLKREVTVDEVNAAFRRASESGPLKGILGYSDEPLVSSDYKGDPRSSIIDGLSTLVIGGNMVKILAWYDNEWGFSNRLIDLALWMEKKGL
- a CDS encoding substrate-binding domain-containing protein, which produces MSSLPSKSMSSAAEVARLAGVSRSAVSRTFTPGSSVSAETRRKVLAAAEALNYHVNHLARGLSKEACRPVCILGGNLSAPYQASLLDQITRRLHQAQRAVMVINTDGGEESSDAALRQTLNYRAAATIVLSGKPQASLIETCLQSGQQVILINRMGQFAGADNIEIDYASTMAEAYHTLRQAGCRHIALVSSIDRSPSMVIRETKFLEAAGHAQQACRLIRPGTTCYATGAAAARKLLADPNRPDGVFCVTDLIACGFIDVARHEFGLRIPEDICVIGFDDIEQAGWVGYQLTTFSQPLADMTNAIIALLLPSSTPRVPGKRLFQAPLVWRKTVHSE